One genomic window of Etheostoma spectabile isolate EspeVRDwgs_2016 chromosome 5, UIUC_Espe_1.0, whole genome shotgun sequence includes the following:
- the oxt gene encoding oxytocin-neurophysin 1 isoform X2 produces the protein MLWKYIRHVRGTKNRSIDEHLEPTLQIYCSSVTEMTGAAVSTCLLFLLSVCSSCYISNCPIGGKRSIMDAPLRKCMPCGPGDRGRCFGPSICCGEGIGCLLGSPETAHCVEENYLLTACQAGGRPCGSEGGRCAASGLCCDAESCTTDQSCLIEEEGDDQTSLFESSDPGDIVLRLLHLAGHTSPHRVHQ, from the exons ATGCTCTGGAAGTATATAAGACATGTCAGAGGCACCAAGAACAGAAGCATCGACGAGCATCTGGAACCAACACTTCAGATCTACTGTTCATCAGTGA CAGAAATGACTGGAGCCGCTGTGTCCACATGCCTACTTTTTCTCCTGTCTGTATGTTCATCGTGTTACATCTCTAACTGTCCTATCGGTGGCAAAAGGTCTATCATGGATGCACCACTGAGAAAG TGCATGCCGTGTGGCCCCGGAGACAGGGGCCGCTGTTTCGGCCCCAGTATCTGCTGCGGGGAGGGCATCGGCTGTCTGCTGGGCTCCCCGGAAACGGCTCACTGCGTGGAGGAGAACTACCTGCTCACCGCCTGCCAGGCGGGAGGGCGACCCTGTGGATCTGAGGGAGGACGCTGCGCTGCTTCAGGACTCTGCTGCGATGCAG AGAGCTGCACTACCGACCAATCGTGCCTCATCGAGGAGGAAGGAGACGACCAAACCAGCCTATTCGAAAGCAGCGACCCCGGTGACATCGTCCTCAGGCTCCTGCATCTGGCCGGTCACACTTCTCCTCATCGAGTTCACCAATGA
- the oxt gene encoding oxytocin-neurophysin 1 isoform X1: MLWKYIRHVRGTKNRSIDEHLEPTLQIYCSSVSFDSGSAEMTGAAVSTCLLFLLSVCSSCYISNCPIGGKRSIMDAPLRKCMPCGPGDRGRCFGPSICCGEGIGCLLGSPETAHCVEENYLLTACQAGGRPCGSEGGRCAASGLCCDAESCTTDQSCLIEEEGDDQTSLFESSDPGDIVLRLLHLAGHTSPHRVHQ; this comes from the exons ATGCTCTGGAAGTATATAAGACATGTCAGAGGCACCAAGAACAGAAGCATCGACGAGCATCTGGAACCAACACTTCAGATCTACTGTTCATCAGTGAGTTTTGATTCAGGG TCAGCAGAAATGACTGGAGCCGCTGTGTCCACATGCCTACTTTTTCTCCTGTCTGTATGTTCATCGTGTTACATCTCTAACTGTCCTATCGGTGGCAAAAGGTCTATCATGGATGCACCACTGAGAAAG TGCATGCCGTGTGGCCCCGGAGACAGGGGCCGCTGTTTCGGCCCCAGTATCTGCTGCGGGGAGGGCATCGGCTGTCTGCTGGGCTCCCCGGAAACGGCTCACTGCGTGGAGGAGAACTACCTGCTCACCGCCTGCCAGGCGGGAGGGCGACCCTGTGGATCTGAGGGAGGACGCTGCGCTGCTTCAGGACTCTGCTGCGATGCAG AGAGCTGCACTACCGACCAATCGTGCCTCATCGAGGAGGAAGGAGACGACCAAACCAGCCTATTCGAAAGCAGCGACCCCGGTGACATCGTCCTCAGGCTCCTGCATCTGGCCGGTCACACTTCTCCTCATCGAGTTCACCAATGA
- the oxt gene encoding oxytocin-neurophysin 1 isoform X3, which yields MTGAAVSTCLLFLLSVCSSCYISNCPIGGKRSIMDAPLRKCMPCGPGDRGRCFGPSICCGEGIGCLLGSPETAHCVEENYLLTACQAGGRPCGSEGGRCAASGLCCDAESCTTDQSCLIEEEGDDQTSLFESSDPGDIVLRLLHLAGHTSPHRVHQ from the exons ATGACTGGAGCCGCTGTGTCCACATGCCTACTTTTTCTCCTGTCTGTATGTTCATCGTGTTACATCTCTAACTGTCCTATCGGTGGCAAAAGGTCTATCATGGATGCACCACTGAGAAAG TGCATGCCGTGTGGCCCCGGAGACAGGGGCCGCTGTTTCGGCCCCAGTATCTGCTGCGGGGAGGGCATCGGCTGTCTGCTGGGCTCCCCGGAAACGGCTCACTGCGTGGAGGAGAACTACCTGCTCACCGCCTGCCAGGCGGGAGGGCGACCCTGTGGATCTGAGGGAGGACGCTGCGCTGCTTCAGGACTCTGCTGCGATGCAG AGAGCTGCACTACCGACCAATCGTGCCTCATCGAGGAGGAAGGAGACGACCAAACCAGCCTATTCGAAAGCAGCGACCCCGGTGACATCGTCCTCAGGCTCCTGCATCTGGCCGGTCACACTTCTCCTCATCGAGTTCACCAATGA